The Triticum aestivum cultivar Chinese Spring chromosome 4B, IWGSC CS RefSeq v2.1, whole genome shotgun sequence sequence TTCGAAAACAAAGTCTTATGACCACAAAGGAATCAGTAGCGTCAACCATAATGAACTGTCAAAGCGATGCCCACCTATACAACCATGGCTTGATACCACCAAGGTCAAACTCTCACTCGGGTTGATATTGCACAAAGAAGGCGATCATTAGGCCTTGTACAACTCTTGATTGTTTCACACAAGGCTCTCAAGTGATTCCTAACCATTGCGGATGCGCACTCACTCCAATGGTGATGAGCAAAAGATATGAGTAACATGCAAACTTGGATGAACTCCCAAAACAATCTTCATAATCAACTCTCAAGAACTCATACGAGCTGTCTCTCCCACAAAAATATGCCTGAAGGAAAGAGATAGAGCACAAAGCAAGAAGTTCAAGAAAAAGAGCAACTTCGCCTTCAAACTCATAATGTTCTACTATCAAATATGTGTCTAAGTCTCCTCAACACGTGCACAAGACACAAGGTATGGGGTTCTATTTCTCAAGAGAGCGGAGATCTGGCTGTTACTTTGGAAAAGTAACTAGCACGTAGTCCCAAAAGAAAATGTCGATGTAGATTCCGGCAGATCCCTTGCTAGGGTACCACGTCTAGCTGGATGGTTAAGAGGGGAAACAGGGAAGATGGATTTACCCAGGTTCAATTCCTCATGGTGGAGATAAAATTGTACTTCCTGGTCGTGTTTATTGATGATGGGGTTGTACACAGTGGTGGAGCCAGAACTTTTGTGGAGCCTGGGCAAGGTGAGACTAAGTTTTTAAtctaaaaaaaaaatcaaaattccaGTATTCGGATACACATCATATAAGGTAACACCGAACTTCTGAACCACAAAACCATATTAATAATGAAGTGAAAACATAAATGTAAAGTGCTTATCACAGCAAGCTACCGTACCATTTAGTCGTGCTGTCCAGGACCAGCGAGCCTGGGCAAGTGCCCAGGGTCGCTGGGCGGTGGCTCCGCCACTGGTTGTACATAGTACAATGGTGTTCGTAGGTATATCAACGGGGTAAATACCATGAGATGTGATGTTGTAAAGTGCTTATCGACTAGCCCAGCCTCGGCTTATAAAGGACATCAGGGGCTAGGTTTACAAAATCCTAGTCGGCTAAGGCGGTTGAAGAGTCCTCGGCGATCTTCGGGTAGGCTTGCTGTAATCATTCGTCTTGGAGGCCCATGGGTTGGGTAGTGAGGTTAATGTGGAAGTTTTTACTCAATATGCCCAATCTACCGGAGTAGGAGTATGTTTTGATATAATCATAATCCAACTCTACTCCTCCATCGCCACCTTTATCAACTCCCAAGTTTCATGATTAGTACAAATACTGTCTAATAACTCCCAAGCTTGGGTAGCATTAcaatctactccctctgtaaagcaatataagagtatttagatcactactagtagtgatctaaacgtccttatatttctttacgaagggaGTATAAAAGAGCATTCAGAAGCAAAGTCTACTTTTGATTTGCAGTGATCATTTACTTCTCCATAAAAAGAGCTGTAGCACCAGCCAGGGCGGAAAATTATGACGAGGACAATCATCATGTAAAGTGTGGTAACTTAGATATGATTTAATATGGTTTTCACCTGGTTTTTGACTGAAACTATTAATATCGCGCCTTGCTACATAATACTTATTTTTTGGATAAAAATGAGCTAAGAATGCGCCACATAGTTTTTGCCAAGTGTCTGAGGTACCTGCGGGATGTGTATATAACCATGCTTTTGCTTTGTCTGCTAGTTTCCGCGATATTAATTTTTATTTCAAACGGACTGAATATCTTCAAAATTTCGTCTGTTATCAACCATCATACATTTGATTTCAACTACTTTAAGGCATCGAGATATTGTGCGCAGTTGCTCCACTGCATTGTAACTTTCCTGTGATCCCTACAGTCAAGAAAATATGCATCAATTAGGCAGAAGACTTTAACTGCACGAAAAATCTATTCAGCAGTTATATACCTCATTTAGTTGAAGAGTGAGCTTCTCTAGAACTGGAGAGTGCTCAAGAATGCGAATTAATGCAGATAAGTCATCTGTCACACACCAGTCATTTAGCGACAGACTCTTTAACTTGCTAAATGTTGGGCATCTCAAAACAGTAAACTGTATCAAGTACAGAGTAAATTCAGTTAATCAAAATTATCACATGTTAGTAAAGAATGCAAGGTGGGTACTAGTCAGAGTTCAAAAAAGGAAACTATCTCTAAGACGTTAATCAAAATTATCACATGTTAATCAAGCTAACGTTGATTCTTCATTAATTGCATCATCGGTTAGTGAACTTAATTATTGTTCATATTACATCTATCAAAGTGAAATAGATAGGATTCCTCGTAAAAACAAGAACATAGGTAGTGGATTTGCTAGCTACGTATGCTGGTCGGCACTAGTCAGTTATGTTATGTGGTTTCCTTTAGAAAATTATGGGCCTTCTAGAACCGCTTGGCTAAAAAATTAGAAAATTTGTGGATTTGAGGGTGAGTATCTACCAAATGATCCAAGGGTGATTTCCTGTTGTTTGTTTACAGGGGTAGAGATCCAGCAAAGAGAAATAATGAAGGGAAAATAAGACTTGAGATGGTCCGTGTACCTTCACATTGGGAGCTGTTAACTCCAGATGCGTAGCACTCGAGAAACTTCGGAGCTCCATTAAGTGGAATTCTATGCAACCCTCGCATACACCGCAACAGCGCCGGGCAACACGATGTTTACAGTTCAAAGGCCAGCTGCCGCCAAGCCTGACACTTGCAGTTTCTAGCAATGGCATGCGCTCAAGGCGAGGAGTTGTAATACGGATATCATCCAGTTTCAGTGAAACAATATTGGGGGCAGAAATACAAGTTGGGGAGCCCTTTGGAAACAACCAGCATTCCTCAATCTTGAGACGCTTCAAGGATGGGGACGAGAGCTTGTTAGCATAGATCTGAGAGCAAGAAATCACAAGATCCTCCAGCGCCGTGCAGCTTGAAAAATCAAGAACCGTACATTCTGCTGGCATTGTTACATGGCGAAGCTCCAATCTTGCCAAGTGCGTGGAAACGAGAGGCTGCCCATATATTGTTCTGTGCGTGTCTACCAGACTGACTGTGAGAGTTCGAACCTGGCACTCGGACACGGCATGCCGAATCAGGCTGTTGAATTCGCTGTGGAGTTGCCAGAATCCTTTGACATCGATAACACATTCATCAAGAGGCGCTCGTAGATCGAGCAACAGGCGGCCTACTAGCCTCTTCAGCCCAGCGACGGTCACCGACCCGGCAACCGGTGTAAAGAGGAGGCTGTGCATGGACGTCCAATGGTCGCGCCAGCCCAGGGCGAGCGCGCTCGTCTGCACGGCGTCTCGCGCCGGCAGGAAGCCGATCACGTGGCGGATGGCGTCGTCCGGGAGGGCGCTGAGGCCATCAGGGCCGCTCGGTGTCCACTGGTTTTTTTCGCCCTTTCTCCACTGAAGCGTTCTGTCGAGCATCTGGCGGGCGTACAAGTCTGGGAGTTTGCACGACGCGAAGAGAACATTACGAGCGGAGAAAAGAACGAGCATACGCAAAGAATACATCACGGTGAGTCGACTCACCTTCCGGCGACACCACCTGGCGTCGGCGGATGATGATCATTGTTGGAGAAGAATCACAAGACGAAGCCATGCTCTATCCGTGCGACGATGGGATCTCCAACTGCTCACGTTAAGTTTGTTTCTAGAGAAAAATTCACTGGAGGTCCTCGTACTCGTCGCGTTGGCCTATTTAACCCTCGTACTTATAAATACTCAAAATACAGTCATTAAATTTGTCTCAGATGGTCATATACGGTCCATTGTACAATCTCTTGTACGTACGTGCTGATTTGGCAGTTGACGGGCTTGTCCACGCGTGCGTTGATTGCCAACTCATCAGCACCCGGTCTTAATTGATCAATTCGGAGGAATGCGGGGGGTGTTTTGCAAAATCGCTGTATTTAACGTTTCTCCCCCCGCCTGGTCGGCCGCCCCCGCTCCTCGCTGCATCCAAGATCTgaattttttttgagcatcagtacagacacaagcactcatatacacgcgcatacactcatccctatgaacgcacacacgcacaccctacccctatgagcaccttcgagagactgagccggcatatcatcttgagatttacgaagtcaccgtaggcgcctcgtcgtcgacgggaacgtctcctcccactgaaagcgcatcgctgaaaattctgaaataaatccaggaataatgcgagcatcaggatttgaaccctgatgggttgaggataccactgtccacctaaccgactcaaccacaggttgattcgctccAAGATCTGAATCGGGAAACAAACAAAAACAAGGAAACGCGTATACGTACGTGTGCACGCGTGTCGCCCTTCCTTTTCCTCTTTTTTCTAAGAAAAGAAACCAAACGCAGTTGACTTTTCATTCCAAGCAACAaatccattttttttcttttttttcttccattCCAAAATAAAACAAGATATACGTCGAGATTCCTTTTCTTTGTTGGGGACTGGGACCCACCCGCccttctctctcttcctctcccttcctccCAATTAATTCGACCGATCGATCGATGAATTTTTGTCATATAAGACCACCTACGCTTTTGTATTGACAGAAaagaccacatccaaatcatattGACAAAAAAGACCACGTACATTGTGGCGGCAGGTCCGGCagccgacacgtggcacctgctgCCACCGCAGCCGGCGGCTAGACCTGATGCCACAGCCTCCGGCGGCAGCTCTTCTATGTAACAGATTTTACGTCCCTGCGTCGACTCACAACAGAATGGAAAAGGCCAGGTGGGCCCTGCCGCCATAGAGGGTGGCGGCAGCTCCAAATTCATCGGCAAGAATTAAACTAATCACTCGGTGCTGAAAAATCTCGCAATTAAGCTAACAACCTAACACTTTCCCTGCTCCACCATGCAGTCTCGGCCCACGTTCAATGCACTCTTGCCAATCAACAAAATGAGCAGAGCTGCATGCATTCAACGAGCGGCTAACTAGCGCTACTTTCCTTTCCTGGTAATTAACAACCAACGAGCGGCTAGCTAGCGCAGTAAAAGGAGCTGCCGCCACCTTCTTTGGCGGCACGGCCGACATGGCATCTCCGTTCCGTTGCCAAAAGACCACACCCGAACCGTATTGACAAAACAGATCACGTACACTGTGGCGGCAGGTCCGCCACGACGACGACCTGACTCAAAGCTGCCCTGGCCCTAGTTAGCTTCAGCTTCAGGAAATGACTCACTGTCCAGATCAACGTACCGCCTCCCGCGCGTGCATACAACGTTCGCTCGCTGCCGTCTGCCGTCTTCCTTGCCACAACGCCGCGCGTCGACCACCTCCCTCCATCAAAAAAGCTCACCTTTTTCCTTCTTCTCAATCGATCGAGAGGAACTAGCAGCTAGCTAGCCTTCTTCCCAAACTCGGGCTGGCACCGTACGTACGTCACCTATATACGCTCGTCTTCGACCTCCACCCCTCCTCGCTAATTAATTTCCCTCGTCCTGCTCATCATCTCCAACTTGTCGCACCTTACCTTGAAGATGCATGCATGGTCGTCATCACTTGGACTTGGGTCGCCGCCGTCAGACGGCACACCCCATCTTGCAGCGACGTACGGGAGTGCGAGTCGCCTAGTAGCGGCCGTCGTCCCTGCCGCGACCTGGGCCGGCGAGTACGTAGCCCACCGTCAAACACGAGCCGGCCGGACGCCGTCTTCCTCGCATCCGGCACGCGATCCTATTCCTCTCCCCTCCTTCCGCCGCTGACCTGCGCTGCCATCTCGCCGCGGCGTTCGTCGTGGACCTCACCGCCTGGCTTTCGTTCACCCCTGGCAGTACGTACAACCTCCATCACCTCCTCTGCACTGCACTTCAAGGAAAAGCatcatgcatgcgtgcatgcatgcgcGCGCATGTCGATCGAGCGACCCAACCACGCCACGCAGCGTCGACCGCCCGTCGGAGCCACGCGGTAGTGAGCGCTGCATCGTACAGTACGTCACTACGATCGATCAACCCATGCATGCATCCGTCCATCCAATTGGTTGTGTACGTACGACCCATGCATGTAGTACTATCGAATCCCGGGCGCCACCCAACCTCACTGCAGGTTTGAATTCTCAACGCCGGCGACGAGCAAGTGCGTAGTGAGCAGACGACCACGTCCGCGTTAGAGACGTAGCCGTGCAGCGCGTGCTGCCGGAGCAAGCATGCATGCATGTTGACACACTCCCGATCGAGTACCTGCGACGACCACAGCCACGACCTGACTCAAAATAAGCTGCCGACCAGGTGCGGTCCGACCAGGCGGGGGGAGAAACGTAAAATACGGCGATTCAGATCTTGGATGCAGGGAGGAGCGGGGGCGGCCGACCAGGTGCGGTCCGACCAGACGGGGGAGAAACGTTAAATACGGCGGTTTTGTAAAAACATCCCTGCATTCCCCCGAATCAATCGATCAAGACCAGGTGCTGATGACTTGGCGGTCAACGCATGCGTGGACAAGCCAGTCAACTGCCAAATCAGCGTGTACGTACAAGAAATCGTATAATGGACCGTATATGACCACCTGAGACAAGTTTAGTGACTGTATTTTAGGTATTTGTAAGTACGGGGATTAAATTGGCCAACACGACGAGTACGAGGACCTCCAGTGAATTTTTCTCAAGTTTCTATATCCAGAAAGACGAATCCGATCGAAACATGGGCGTTCTCAGCGATTAGCGCATGGTGACCGTCCGATCGATTTGCTTGATGGAGTTCCGGCCGTCGGATCGAGCTGTGGGAGAACCTCGTCCGTCCGATCGAATCCCCGTCCCCTGTAGCCCCCCTCGCCCGTCCGCTGCCCCCATcctccccgtccgccgccgccgcccccatcctCCCCGTCCGCCGTCGCGCCGTCGCGGGTCTCCTCGCGCAAGCGCACAACCTCCGCCAAggccgcgcccgaggccgaccGCGGGGCTCCTCGGCCAAGCGCGTGGCTACCGCCAAGGCCGCGCCCGAGGCTGACAAGAAGGCCACGGTCACCAAGCGCCCGCACGAAGGGAACCACGTCGGGGAAGAAGAAGTCGGCCCCAAGTCCGTCGCTGCTGCACGCCCTCTCTAGCCGCCTCTCATCGTCCTCGCGCTCGGCAAAAGGAGGACGAGGACGTTGAGCGGACATAGGCTATCACTCTCTCTGCGGGCGAGCCCGAGTGCTACGGCATTAGCGAGGACCTCCGCGAGTTTGTCAACGGCATGACCGTAATCACCTTCCGTGACTTCCCCTTGCAAGGTATTGTTTACTCGAGTGCTGGATTGACTGATGGCATGATTTTGTTTGCACAGATGAGTTGGAGCTGTCGGGTGTGTCCACGGCAAATAGAGGAAGAGAGATTCCAAAGGGAGCAATCTAGACGAGTTAGTATTTTTAGTTCCTTTGAAATAAACTGTAACCCAGATATGGTACTGTAGTATATGTAGCACTAAATCTGTTTAGCATTAAGATATTTCTACATATTTGCAGgcagagaaacaaagacaaaagGAGGAACTCAGAAAAGAGAAATAGATGGCGAGGCAGATGAGCGCTTGGAATTGACTGCGCAAAGCAAAGGGTTACCCTCAATGCTTTGTCTTGATAGTGACACATTGCAGCAGTTGGAGTCATTCTGAGGTATGCGTATTAAGTTTAATTCTAACTTCTTAATACTACACGCCACCGAAGGTCACTTCTAATGTATTTGTAGGAAACAAATCCATATTCTCATGTATCCATAgtagaatataactagcacattagGATGGAATGAGAAACATTAATTTTTAACACTGTAACACATCTATTGAATTTCTGGGTGAAGCTTGACCACTGAAAAGTGTAATATACTTGCTTTTGTAGGGTTAATGAATGCAGATTCATAATAGATTATAAATCTGTCGAGGCTtgttttgatttctactttcagtAAAATCAGATTTATCAAACTAGCCTTAACACAGTAAAAGCAATCTGTAGTGAGTACAGGATTTGTAATGCTGACGTCTCCCTATGATTGATGCAACAGCAGATGACCTTATAGATGTCATTGAGGGAAGTAGAATCTACATGCCTTGCATCTACCCCCTAGCAGATGACGGTATAGATGTCTGAAGCATATCTCAGTAATGAGTATCTGTTGTTTATGCAACATTACTAGATATTTTGTGCTAAACTGATTTGAGGAAATGTTTTGTGTGCCTTTGAATGAGCAGGGCAAAGTATGTTGTTGGCACTGCTAAAGAATCGATGGCCAAGGCTGGTGGAGGCACAAAATGGCTTGCCTGACAGGGAACTACCGGAGGTAATCGAGGGTCTTTGTACCTTGCCAGGCGTTGGTCCAAAAGTTGCAGCCTGCATTTGTCTGTTCTCTCTTGATAAGAATCAGGTTATTCATGTTGACACACACGTCTGGAAGGTATGCTATGTCTGGTTAACCATTGTTGTATTCTTGCTGTAAAAACGACTTAATGAGGTGTGCTTTTCCACCACTATATTCTCTGTTCATTATCACAAAATTAGGATGATCTGATTGGGTTTAGTTATAATAGTAGTTTTCTGCTGATAAGAATCAGGTTATTCCTGTTGACACACATGTCTGGAAGGTATGCTATGTCTGGTTAACCATTGTTGTATTCTTGCTGTAAAAATGACTTAATGAGGTGTGCTTTTCCACCACTATATTCTCTGTTCATTATCACAAAATTAGGATGATCTGATTGGGTTTAGTTATAATAGTAGTTTTCTGTTGGGTAACAACATGTTCAAGGCTTCACCTAGATGAATTGTACGAGTTTGGACCATGATAACAACTATACATTTCCTAAATggatcatgtttaaatttcatggtGTGTGGGTGCACCTATTCTAAATTACTATATTGTTGGGAACTAAAACTTTCATCCTTTGAAATGCAATGGAACTTATAAAGTAAACAACCACCACTGAAACTTATACACAATGCATGCTCTGTTTCAGAATGAGAACATGTTTTGTGGTATCAAAAATACATTTGAACCTTGAGGATGCATGGTGGCAGTCATCCCGCTGGACCATGCCATCAATGGTAGCTATACGACCTGCCCGTGCTTGCAGGTGTTAATGTGGTCGTCCGTTTCCCGGACTACGAGGTGCGTATGTGTTATTTGTCGACAGCTTGTACGATTTATCTTGATGCTTCCTTGTTTTTACACATGCTCTGCATTTTGATCTGCTGGAGCTCAAGTTCAGGTTGGATAAATCATACAAGTTGAATGTGCTTGCAACCGGGAACCCGATATATATAGGCCCGAATTAAGGTTAGTAAAAAATGTTGTACTTTGTGGTACAAAATATCATGCACTGTCTTACACATAATTGTTGGCCGTTCTAAAAATATGGATTCTACATTGAATTTGTCTTGGACTTCTTAATTTAACCTCTGTGCATGTTCTTATGACAATGATGTGATTTGTGAAATTTGTGACTTTTTGTATGATCAGATTTTAACCTATTCCAAAGAGCCAACCGTTCGAGCTAGCCACGCTGTGAAATGGCCGAGCAACAACAATCTGACATACATCAGTCGACGATGAAGGTATGTGTATATGCAATGTGTAGCGGTGATGTCATATCAAACTTCCTGTTTAAGCTTGATGCATGCTCTTATAACTGCCCTGTGATATGTGATATTTGTTTGATATCGGAAGAAATAAACGTACTCATGTTATTTTTCTGCTCATTGATATGCACATGGTTACAGCTCCTATACCAATTAAATGTGCTCTTGGTGTTTTGATTTGAGCGTTTCATTGTTCTAATTTCTAACTAGCATGCTAATTTAGTTAGGCTTACAAGCATATGAATGCACAAGCTTTTTAAGAGAGCCAAGAGAGAAAAGGGAAAGCTATTACATATGCCTATGCCTAGATGCTAATTCAGTTAGGCTTACAAGCATATGAATGCACAAGCTTTTTAAATAGTAAGAGTTTTTGACAT is a genomic window containing:
- the LOC123090011 gene encoding F-box/FBD/LRR-repeat protein At5g22660-like gives rise to the protein MASSCDSSPTMIIIRRRQVVSPEDLYARQMLDRTLQWRKGEKNQWTPSGPDGLSALPDDAIRHVIGFLPARDAVQTSALALGWRDHWTSMHSLLFTPVAGSVTVAGLKRLVGRLLLDLRAPLDECVIDVKGFWQLHSEFNSLIRHAVSECQVRTLTVSLVDTHRTIYGQPLVSTHLARLELRHVTMPAECTVLDFSSCTALEDLVISCSQIYANKLSSPSLKRLKIEECWLFPKGSPTCISAPNIVSLKLDDIRITTPRLERMPLLETASVRLGGSWPLNCKHRVARRCCGVCEGCIEFHLMELRSFSSATHLELTAPNVKFTVLRCPTFSKLKSLSLNDWCVTDDLSALIRILEHSPVLEKLTLQLNEGSQESYNAVEQLRTISRCLKVVEIKCMMVDNRRNFEDIQSV